The following are encoded together in the bacterium genome:
- the thiM gene encoding hydroxyethylthiazole kinase — MNRTVKIFDKVKKEKPLIHHITNWVTIYDCANIVRATGALPVMAHSPDEVADMVAISSALVLNIGTLTNSLVDAMKLAGKKANEKHIPVVLDAVGVGATRYRNEIIRELLKEIEVDVLKGNASEIASIAGLETFTKGVESTEVEVDLRVLAKKLAKEKNFTVVITGKEDIISNKDTVYVCKNGHYMMGNIVGTGCMAASMIGAFSAVEKDYSVASATALVLFGIAGELAAKKTKGPGSFKVCFYDALYNLSAKEIEDLEQLEKM; from the coding sequence ATGAATAGAACAGTAAAGATATTTGATAAGGTAAAAAAAGAAAAACCTCTTATACACCACATCACTAACTGGGTAACTATTTATGATTGTGCTAATATCGTAAGGGCAACAGGGGCGCTACCTGTGATGGCTCATTCGCCCGATGAGGTTGCAGATATGGTTGCGATATCTTCTGCGTTGGTATTAAATATTGGCACTCTTACAAATAGTCTGGTGGATGCTATGAAATTGGCTGGAAAGAAAGCTAATGAGAAGCATATTCCTGTTGTGTTGGATGCAGTTGGGGTTGGTGCAACAAGGTATAGAAATGAAATAATTAGAGAACTTCTTAAAGAAATAGAAGTAGATGTGTTAAAGGGTAATGCTTCTGAAATCGCTTCTATTGCTGGTTTGGAAACGTTTACTAAAGGTGTTGAATCTACAGAAGTAGAAGTTGACCTAAGAGTGTTAGCCAAAAAACTTGCTAAAGAAAAAAACTTTACAGTTGTTATTACTGGCAAAGAGGATATTATATCTAACAAAGATACCGTATATGTTTGTAAAAACGGACATTATATGATGGGAAACATTGTTGGTACAGGGTGTATGGCAGCTTCTATGATTGGTGCTTTTTCTGCTGTCGAAAAAGATTATTCAGTAGCCTCGGCAACAGCACTTGTTCTGTTTGGAATTGCCGGAGAGTTGGCTGCAAAAAAAACCAAAGGACCTGGCTCTTTTAAGGTATGTTTTTATGATGCTCTTTATAATCTGTCGGCTAAAGAGATTGAGGATTTAGAACAATTGGAAAAGATGTAA
- the thiE gene encoding thiamine phosphate synthase, whose protein sequence is MNKLNLNLHKMGFYFVTDCNLSKIGVEEDVKAVIKAGVKIVQYREKNKSSREMFKEALILKKICNNKTLLIINDRIDIALAVDADGVHLGQDDIPCQEARVLMGKDAIIGVTVHNIKEAVEAEKCGADYVGASPIFTTFTKKDAGEQAGLQLIKDLKSQIKTPIVAIGGIDLKNGLSVMEAGADSFCAISAVISEGKTFEESKKFVQLVNRFTC, encoded by the coding sequence ATGAATAAACTTAATCTAAATTTGCACAAGATGGGTTTCTATTTTGTAACAGACTGTAATCTTTCTAAAATTGGTGTAGAAGAAGATGTTAAGGCAGTTATTAAAGCAGGGGTGAAAATAGTCCAGTATAGAGAAAAAAATAAAAGTAGTAGAGAAATGTTTAAAGAGGCATTAATATTAAAAAAGATATGTAACAATAAAACTCTTTTAATTATAAATGATAGGATAGATATAGCTCTTGCGGTAGACGCAGACGGGGTACATCTTGGGCAAGATGATATTCCCTGCCAGGAAGCAAGAGTTCTTATGGGAAAAGATGCGATAATAGGAGTAACTGTTCATAACATAAAAGAAGCTGTTGAAGCAGAAAAATGTGGAGCTGATTATGTTGGAGCGTCACCTATTTTTACAACATTCACAAAAAAAGATGCTGGTGAACAAGCAGGGTTGCAACTAATAAAAGATTTAAAGTCCCAAATAAAAACACCTATTGTTGCTATTGGTGGGATAGATTTAAAGAACGGTTTATCTGTAATGGAAGCAGGGGCAGATTCTTTTTGTGCTATATCAGCAGTTATATCAGAAGGAAAAACTTTTGAAGAGTCTAAAAAGTTTGTCCAATTGGTAAACAGGTTCACCTGTTAG
- a CDS encoding class II fructose-bisphosphate aldolase, which yields MNTSKAMINAFNSGIVIPAFNIFYLPAIKPIVQAIKDTKIFGMVEVARLEWTKFKVESLESVYNEFQTVAKNEICVKLHLDHIPVVDEDGKKVDYIKIIEEALQLGYHSVMVDGSRLSLEENISAVEKVVGLAHSYNVPVEAELGAVMGHEEKELPPYEELFSTKQGFTSVEEAATFVKETNVDWLSIAAGSVHGAVSVSLRDLEKVEARLDIDHIKKLRNATNVPLVLHGGTGIKKEYIKEGINAGISKINIATAVRKAYEKFRDTSIIKAQEEVYKTVKDIIINDLEIEGTKKIVQKNIF from the coding sequence ATGAATACTTCCAAAGCAATGATAAATGCATTTAATTCGGGAATTGTTATTCCTGCATTCAATATCTTTTATTTGCCTGCTATTAAACCTATAGTTCAAGCAATTAAAGATACAAAAATTTTTGGGATGGTAGAAGTTGCTCGGCTTGAATGGACAAAATTTAAAGTTGAAAGTCTTGAATCTGTCTATAATGAGTTTCAAACTGTTGCAAAAAACGAGATTTGTGTCAAGTTACATTTAGACCATATACCTGTTGTTGATGAAGACGGGAAAAAAGTAGATTATATAAAAATAATAGAAGAGGCGCTTCAACTTGGGTACCATTCTGTTATGGTAGACGGTTCTCGGCTCAGTTTAGAAGAGAATATCAGTGCTGTAGAAAAGGTTGTTGGGTTAGCCCATTCTTACAATGTGCCTGTTGAAGCGGAATTGGGGGCAGTAATGGGGCATGAAGAGAAAGAACTCCCGCCTTATGAAGAACTTTTTTCAACGAAACAAGGTTTTACTTCTGTTGAAGAAGCTGCTACTTTTGTAAAAGAAACAAATGTTGATTGGTTATCAATAGCAGCAGGAAGCGTGCACGGAGCTGTGTCTGTCTCTTTGAGAGATTTAGAAAAAGTTGAAGCACGCCTTGATATAGACCATATAAAAAAATTAAGAAACGCCACTAATGTACCTCTTGTGTTGCATGGCGGGACAGGTATTAAAAAAGAGTATATAAAAGAAGGAATCAACGCAGGAATATCAAAAATCAATATTGCGACAGCTGTAAGGAAGGCTTATGAGAAGTTTCGAGATACTTCTATAATTAAAGCTCAAGAAGAGGTTTACAAAACTGTTAAAGATATAATTATTAATGATTTAGAAATTGAAGGGACGAAAAAGATAGTCCAAAAAAATATTTTTTAA
- a CDS encoding 1-phosphofructokinase family hexose kinase: protein MNKCNSFYTVSLNPSIDYSFYLSDEILYDDINRVKETLVNAGGKGLNVARMLTKLHCKCVAITFLGGENGEKLETLLNQEGVEYINIKIKENVRSVYNFFSKEKVLRFNETGPKISHSEKNKLFKLFDNINLNSGDILVISGSLPAGIGTKIYPQIIKLAKDKGVYTVLDSDREAFKEGIKEIPDIIKPNLWELERVSQQKISTPETLYNILENLCKKGISAILLTLGSKGALYFSVDYIYYASVPKTRVESTVGCGDTFLAGYLSGVYKGEPTGKCLRLAAASGTAKVMIKGTLMPSDKEITQIYKEIKVKQVKKEEFLRLFKDILATPESL from the coding sequence ATGAACAAGTGCAACTCTTTTTACACTGTTTCACTAAACCCTTCTATTGACTACTCTTTTTATTTATCTGATGAAATTTTGTATGACGATATAAACAGAGTAAAAGAGACTTTAGTAAACGCTGGAGGTAAAGGACTTAACGTTGCAAGAATGCTCACAAAACTACACTGTAAATGTGTAGCAATCACTTTTCTTGGTGGGGAGAATGGAGAAAAACTTGAAACCCTTTTAAATCAAGAAGGTGTTGAATATATAAATATAAAAATTAAAGAAAACGTACGAAGTGTATATAATTTTTTTAGCAAAGAGAAGGTTTTAAGGTTTAATGAAACAGGACCAAAAATCTCACATTCTGAAAAGAATAAGTTATTCAAACTGTTTGATAATATAAACCTTAACAGCGGAGATATTCTTGTAATTTCGGGAAGCCTACCTGCTGGGATAGGAACAAAGATATATCCTCAGATAATAAAATTAGCAAAAGATAAAGGGGTTTATACTGTTCTTGATTCAGACCGAGAAGCGTTTAAGGAAGGTATTAAAGAAATTCCAGATATAATAAAACCTAATCTATGGGAACTCGAGAGGGTTTCTCAACAAAAAATAAGTACCCCTGAAACTTTATACAACATACTGGAAAACCTTTGTAAAAAAGGTATCTCTGCCATTCTTCTTACACTCGGTAGCAAAGGAGCTCTATACTTTTCTGTCGACTATATCTACTATGCTTCTGTACCAAAAACAAGAGTGGAAAGCACTGTTGGTTGTGGAGACACTTTTCTTGCGGGGTACCTTTCTGGTGTTTACAAAGGAGAACCTACTGGTAAATGTCTCCGACTTGCTGCTGCCTCTGGCACAGCAAAAGTTATGATTAAAGGTACTCTTATGCCTTCCGATAAAGAAATTACTCAAATATATAAAGAAATTAAAGTTAAGCAGGTGAAAAAAGAAGAGTTTTTAAGACTCTTTAAAGATATTTTGGCTACCCCTGAATCTCTTTAA
- a CDS encoding carbohydrate kinase family protein, translating to MENKVMCLGIIVGDFLGRPVEAAPEKGKLILTERTELHIGGCASNTGVVLSKLGINVSISGKVGNDNLGNFLLGKLKEENIDVSRIKKSETKSTSGTLVFIHSDGERSFIHSTGANGDIKLEDIDFDYIKTFPLIHIAGVFLMPGFDGKPLAETLKKVKSFGLITCLDTAWDSTGKWMELIEESLPYIDYFIPSIEEAKMIAGKDDPTEIANFFMDRGVKNICLKMGADGSYIKNKDEEYRIFAPDAPKIDTTGCGDAYAAGFIAGIVKGFSFKKCGMLANITGGKIATSVGATTGVTSFEDTIEFGKKYDRWV from the coding sequence ATGGAAAACAAAGTTATGTGTCTGGGTATTATTGTTGGAGATTTTTTAGGTAGACCAGTAGAAGCAGCACCAGAAAAGGGTAAATTGATTTTAACAGAACGTACAGAACTTCATATTGGTGGTTGTGCAAGTAATACAGGAGTTGTGCTTAGTAAACTTGGAATAAATGTATCTATATCTGGGAAGGTCGGAAACGATAATCTTGGTAACTTTCTACTCGGTAAATTAAAAGAAGAAAATATCGATGTAAGCAGGATAAAAAAAAGTGAAACTAAATCTACCTCGGGAACACTTGTGTTTATACACTCTGACGGTGAACGGTCTTTTATACATTCTACCGGTGCAAACGGGGATATTAAACTGGAAGATATAGATTTTGATTATATAAAAACCTTTCCGTTAATACATATTGCTGGTGTTTTTTTAATGCCTGGATTTGATGGGAAACCTTTAGCTGAAACATTAAAGAAAGTTAAAAGTTTTGGTCTTATAACGTGTCTTGATACTGCGTGGGACTCAACTGGTAAATGGATGGAACTTATTGAAGAATCATTACCGTATATTGATTATTTTATACCAAGTATTGAAGAAGCTAAAATGATTGCTGGTAAAGATGACCCGACCGAGATTGCTAACTTTTTTATGGATAGAGGTGTAAAAAATATTTGTCTAAAAATGGGTGCTGATGGTTCTTATATAAAAAACAAAGATGAAGAATACCGAATTTTTGCGCCTGACGCTCCAAAAATTGATACTACAGGTTGTGGTGATGCTTATGCGGCAGGGTTTATAGCAGGAATTGTTAAAGGTTTCTCTTTTAAAAAATGTGGGATGCTTGCAAATATTACTGGAGGAAAAATAGCAACTTCTGTTGGTGCAACAACTGGAGTAACATCCTTTGAAGATACCATTGAATTTGGTAAAAAATATGATAGGTGGGTTTAA